The following coding sequences are from one Poecilia reticulata strain Guanapo linkage group LG18, Guppy_female_1.0+MT, whole genome shotgun sequence window:
- the zbtb4 gene encoding uncharacterized protein zbtb4 produces MVSSAKVWDPPHAGLTQQHLREQRLAPGLAPLCNSSYAAAKDTALHQSRQLSPLSSPPPPLVTLGTRHPAQHSPVSLYSVSKTEPLIKPAHSLGVVSQSVEEEEEEAEQLNMKGKRLGYRVEATLDDKLEDMGEGPKNAKITLSFPLSAAPLPTSLTSPDHCHSSSSSSPSPHRRRLSSKSSDKGSLWKLDATMDVKHRPFKPPRPDSSPSSSPSSSSSPMTSFIRKDLKSPPPLKCSKLSSDSQIHRSPPRASSGSLGGCFSGDGWDERHRVANGTASPSQTAQILFSLGTSAYQRGVDAERREKLTGRPVGKTGSPHRPSLHPPTIHLPPPLPPPPPPPSEGLTAPPHPSSYPPPDSMKPELICGVCHRLFSSASSLTVHMRLHRGSRALSCRYCGKVFIHSKRLQSHEGSCRVPGLRPSSLTVQPKEEPLEDGEVRVEGGVIVGQTDISKGRPGKKVRSLLARIQAGDAAATELLAGDENHFVKVVDGNIIYFCSVCERSYMTLSSLKRHSNVHSWRRKYPCHYCDKVFALAEYRTKHEVWHTGERRYQCIFCWDAFATYYNLKTHQKTIHGINPSLISSEKTANGGYKQKANALKLYRLLPMRSQKRPYKTYSDSLHNGLLLPPADAPSLSMSGLGCALGPGDLQSIIAGAPPQSLKPDPDAFPDGFPISLAAEHRDLSELALEPQIRTDESEALELEQERGSFKISSSSKLKTFKAGRGTEAGMPSVITYGHTKPSVIVHGAAVSSSVIVHSNQVTSGSEKSPVTSPSPETSSSQILIKGSPKAIKKQRDNADNHRKRSRDSSDTTDEGSKGRHDTEIGRAFHKPRKSHNKSAIAAPKEASASGGSQAKESGPLCQITVRIGEEAIVKRSISETDLKRDKSISPPKIKRSETSSFKEPRQTHSHHHHHHKHRPLSRAGLEEVGDKEAGEDEEEMEEQESRNKRSKSNDQVREYFFRKGVREQDSDNDMEDNLWRPYYSYKPKKKAQAHLQRVKNWQRKLKYKRSIRLKRRAERLKRLLNKQTEKSQDEEEDRTTEEAEKLSEPNKDVKEERKKDNLSSPLKEIKQDVEEQVKELCHEVSTPPVCSPKPSLSTSVAPTGIKRRPWTNGNAAECGTCGRWFSSPRKRDKHELSHLLEFVCLFCRATFPSREKLEDHQKTQHPKPTEASSVTTKCGEQAAGVGIKSMPEISKFDDDKGGPLGLGGSNSSPSRLSRRALSRHTCPQCHKVCKTSSALTRHIRRHDLSSSPERDKEDNNSEATPPERVAESLCTDPEIDKGQTPSALSVSVISYSPPELPSGGDCLASQRHGDHPSDITSKRLKSNSSEGPELTQLALTAPEKEPIPQTADPPSGSPVNLMPTKLEVPPATPSSLQSVLVMNGPDCLDYRMPIKKSLDSQIHRKASPLHFVTSNNTSPNVPMTSQTRITTAAPPVSMTTAPNSEGGFARRDGVIIDRERQSGTSTILHTGYKEPPLLRDRRVQSLSRSPSPDEAQDLTMSSILAREREIERQREAELVLERQRERRRNMEIEKEKICRIAHSPQEQTALIVPKEEPLSPVASPQHMSTQTTINGPCLRRHTPKSPCRPPSTTGLKAQASRQVQSSSQGLDRLTLPTGAAGAAERPSAHALLLPRASQPPEPDHQDTFSSRDSQQGDTTPADYPTQDYPLPLIVPDSYRSVKKQEENLLMSTYPPGALPFGPLGKVIVPDGGDLGKLPFYPDPYQLLYGPQLLAYPYNLAALPVALNMMAPGGDKVEPLPFLPTIFNYAATAGPYMGAAPHPLVANPGLYSSGGSGKKQRDGSGSKQ; encoded by the coding sequence ATGGTGTCCAGTGCGAAGGTATGGGACCCCCCCCACGCGGGTCTTACTCAGCAACATCTGAGAGAACAACGTCTGGCTCCGGGCCTCGCTCCCCTCTGCAACTCCTCATACGCCGCTGCTAAGGACACTGCCCTCCACCAAAGTCGGCAGTTGTCACCTTTGTCTTCCCCACCTCCACCGTTGGTGACCCTCGGCACCCGTCACCCAGCTCAACATTCACCTGTCAGTTTGTACAGTGTGAGCAAGACCGAACCACTAATTAAACCTGCCCACAGTCTTGGTGTGGTTTCTCAGTCtgtggaagaggaggaagaggaagccgAGCAACTGAACATGAAGGGGAAACGACTCGGATATCGCGTAGAGGCCACACTGGACGACAAGCTGGAGGACATGGGTGAGGGacctaaaaatgcaaaaatcacCCTAAGCTTCCCGCTTAGCGCCGCACCACTCCCAACCTCGCTGACCTCACCGGACCACTGTCACagctcttcctcatcctcacctTCCCCCCACCGGCGGCGTCTGTCCTCTAAGAGCTCAGACAAGGGGTCGTTGTGGAAGCTGGACGCCACCATGGATGTAAAGCACAGACCCTTTAAGCCCCCAAGACCCGACAGCTCTCCGTCCTCCtcgccttcctcctcctcctcgcccaTGACCTCGTTCATCAGGAAGGACCTGAAATCCCCGCCACCTCTTAAGTGCTCCAAACTCAGTTCAGACTCTCAAATTCACAGGTCACCCCCAAGAGCTTCCAGTGGATCTTTAGGAGGCTGTTTTAGTGGAGACGGGTGGGATGAAAGGCACAGAGTGGCCAACGGAACGGCCTCGCCCTCTCAGACGGCCCAGATCCTCTTCAGTCTTGGCACGTCGGCCTATCAGAGAGGTGTGGatgcagagaggagagagaaactGACAGGGAGGCCAGTCGGAAAAACAGGGAGTCCCCACAGACCAAGTCTTCATCCGCCAACCATCCACCTCCCTCCACCCTTGCCTCCGCCGCCTCCCCCGCCTTCCGAAGGTCTTACCGCACCCCCCCATCCGTCCTCCTACCCCCCTCCCGACAGCATGAAGCCGGAGTTGATTTGTGGCGTGTGCCATCGGCTGTTCAGCTCAGCCTCCTCCCTCACAGTCCACATGCGGCTGCATCGTGGCAGCCGCGCCCTGAGCTGCCGCTACTGTGGCAAAGTCTTCATCCACAGCAAGAGACTGCAATCCCACGAGGGCTCCTGCAGGGTGCCAGGCCTGCGCCCTTCGTCCCTGACCGTGCAGCCAAAGGAGGAGCCGCTGGAGGACGGTGAGGTGAGAGTGGAAGGGGGAGTGATTGTGGGACAGACGGACATCAGCAAAGGACGGCCCGGGAAGAAAGTGCGGAGCCTCCTGGCGCGTATCCAGGCTGGTGACGCAGCAGCCACGGAGCTGCTGGCAGGTGATGAGAACCATTTTGTGAAGGTGGTGGACGGCAACATCATCTACTTCTGTTCCGTGTGCGAACGTTCCTACATGACCCTGTCCAGCCTGAAGCGTCATTCCAACGTTCACTCATGGAGGCGTAAATACCCCTGCCACTACTGCGACAAGGTCTTCGCCCTGGCTGAGTACCGCACCAAGCACGAGGTGTGGCACACGGGAGAGCGCCGCTACCAGTGCATCTTCTGCTGGGATGCCTTCGCCACCTACTACAACCTCAAGACACACCAGAAGACAATTCACGGGATTAATCCGAGCCTGATCTCCAGTGAAAAGACGGCTAATGGGGGTTATAAACAGAAAGCAAACGCCCTCAAGCTCTACCGCCTTCTCCCCATGCGCTCCCAGAAGAGACCCTACAAGACCTATAGTGACAGCTTACATAATGGCCTTCTACTTCCACCAGCTGATGCCCCCTCCCTCTCCATGTCTGGCCTGGGCTGTGCTTTGGGCCCCGGGGACCTGCAGAGCATCATTGCAGGAGCCCCCCCTCAGAGTCTAAAGCCTGATCCAGATGCTTTCCCTGATGGCTTCCCAATCTCTCTTGCTGCTGAGCACAGAGACCTCTCTGAGCTTGCGCTTGAGCCCCAAATTAGGACAGACGAAAGCGAGGCCCTGGAGTTAGAGCAGGAGAGAGGCAGTTTCAAAATATCCAGTAGCAGTAAACTCAAAACCTTTAAAGCAGGTCGAGGCACAGAAGCAGGGATGCCCTCTGTTATAACATATGGACACACGAAACCCTCTGTTATAGTTCATGGAGCAGCTGTGTCATCCTCAGTCATTGTTCACAGCAATCAAGTTACTTCTGGAAGCGAGAAAAGCCCAGTAACGAGCCCGTCCCCCGAAACAAGTAGCagtcagattttaataaaaggCAGTCCTAAAGCAATCAAAAAGCAAAGGGATAATGCAGATAATCACAGAAAGAGGTCCAGAGACAGTTCAGACACAACAGACGAGGGCTCGAAGGGCAGACATGACACCGAGATAGGCAGAGCATTTCACAAACCCCGCAAGTCCCACAATAAGAGTGCAATCGCAGCCCCAAAGGAGGCGTCAGCATCTGGAGGCTCACAGGCCAAAGAATCAGGGCCACTGTGTCAGATAACTGTGCGCATCGGCGAGGAGGCCATAGTGAAGCGCAGCATCTCAGAGACGGACCTTAAAAGAGACAAGAGCATTTCTCCTCCAAAAATCAAACGCAGTGAAACGTCATCCTTTAAGGAGCCACGGCAAACCCActcacaccaccaccaccaccacaaaCACCGCCCGCTAAGCAGAGCAGGCCTGGAAGAAGTCGGGGACAAGGAAGCAGGAGAAGAcgaggaagagatggaggagCAAGAAAGCAGGAACAAAAGGTCCAAGTCCAACGATCAGGTGAGGGAGTACTTCTTTCGTAAGGGGGTGCGGGAGCAGGACAGTGACAATGACATGGAGGATAATTTATGGCGACCTTACTACTCCTACAAGCCTAAGAAAAAGGCCCAGGCACATCTACAGAGAGTGAAGAACTGGCAACGGAAACTCAAGTACAAGCGCTCCATCCGACTCAAGAGGAGGGCAGAGAGGCTGAAGAGGCTTCTGAATAAACAAACGGAGAAATCAcaagatgaggaggaggacaggACAACTGAGGAGGCTGAGAAACTGTCTGAACCTAACAAGGACGTTAAAGAGGAAAGGAAGAAGGATAATCTCTCTTCCCCTTTAAAGGAGATAAAACAGGATGTAGAGGAACAGGTTAAAGAGCTCTGTCATGAGGTTTCCACTCCCCCTGTGTGCTCTCCAAAGCCCTCTCTGTCTACCTCAGTGGCTCCCACAGGAATAAAGAGGAGGCCTTGGACTAATGGGAATGCAGCAGAGTGTGGCACATGTGGCCGCTGGTTCTCAAGTCCCAGGAAGCGAGACAAACACGAGCTCAGCCATCTGCTGGAGTTTGTATGCCTCTTCTGTCGGGCCACTTTCCCCTCAAGGGAAAAGTTGGAAGACCACCAGAAAACCCAGCATCCTAAACCCACTGAGGCGTCCTCTGTGACCACTAAATGTGGTGAGCAAGCGGCAGGCGTCGGGATCAAATCCATGCCTGAAATCTCAAAGTTCGACGACGACAAAGGGGGACCGCTTGGACTAGGAGGCAGCAATTCCAGTCCAAGTCGTCTAAGCAGAAGAGCCTTATCGAGACACACCTGTCCGCAGTGCCACAAGGTGTGCAAGACATCGTCGGCGCTAACTCGCCACATCCGACGTCACGACTTAAGTAGTTCTccagaaagagacaaagaagaTAACAACTCAGAGGCAACACCCCCTGAAAGAGTTGCTGAATCTCTTTGCACAGATCCAGAGATTGATAAAGGACAGACTCCCAGTGCTCTTTCTGTTTCAGTTATCAGCTATTCACCTCCAGAGCTACCAAGCGGCGGTGACTGTTTGGCATCACAGCGGCACGGCGACCATCCAAGTGACATTACAAGCAAACGCCTGAAATCAAACTCAAGTGAAGGACCTGAACTGACACAGCTTGCACTTACCGCCCCAGAGAAAGAGCCCATACCACAAACCGCAGATCCTCCATCGGGAAGTCCCGTTAACCTCATGCCCACCAAGCTTGAGGTCCCACCTGCCACGCCCTCGTCACTGCAGAGTGTGCTCGTCATGAACGGGCCTGACTGTCTCGACTACCGCATGCCAATTAAGAAAAGCCTGGACAGTCagatccacagaaaagccagcCCTTTGCACTTTGTGACTTCCAACAACACCTCTCCGAATGTGCCCATGACATCACAGACCAGAATAACCACTGCTGCTCCCcctgtttccatgacaacagctCCCAACTCTGAAGGGGGATTCGCAAGACGGGATGGGGTCATTATCGACAGAGAGCGGCAGAGTGGCACCAGTACAATTTTACACACAGGCTACAAAGAACCGCCTCTGCTCCGAGATCGCAGAGTCCAGTCCCTGTCCCGGAGTCCCTCTCCCGACGAAGCACAAGATCTGACCATGTCCTCTATTTTAGCTCGGGAGAGGGAGATCGAAAGGCAAAGGGAGGCAGAGCTAGTGCTGGAGAGACAGAGGGAACGGAGGAGGAACATGGAGATtgagaaagagaaaatctgTAGGATTGCTCATTCTCCACAGGAGCAAACCGCTCTCATTGTCCCTAAAGAAGAGCCTTTGAGCCCTGTAGCGTCGCCCCAGCATATGTCTACCCAAACCACTATAAATGGACCCTGTTTGCGCAGGCACACTCCTAAGTCCCCCTGCCGCCCCCCTTCAACTACTGGACTGAAGGCTCAGGCAAGCCGGCAGGTTCAGTCAAGTTCACAAGGACTCGACAGGCTGACGCTGCCCACCGGAGCAGCTGGTGCCGCTGAACGCCCCTCTGCACACGCTCTGCTTCTTCCCAGAGCCTCCCAGCCGCCTGAGCCGGACCATCAGGACACTTTCTCTTCCAGAGATTCACAGCAGGGGGACACGACCCCAGCTGACTACCCGACCCAGGATTATCCCCTTCCACTCATTGTGCCAGACAGCTACAGATCTGTTAAGAAGCAGGAGGAGAACCTGCTCATGTCCACTTATCCTCCTGGAGCACTGCCCTTTGGCCCGCTGGGGAAGGTCATCGTACCCGACGGGGGCGACCTCGGCAAGCTGCCGTTCTACCCGGACCCTTACCAGCTGCTCTACGGGCCGCAGCTATTAGCCTACCCCTACAACTTGGCTGCGCTTCCCGTGGCTCTGAACATGATGGCGCCAGGAGGGGACaaggtggagcctctgccgttCCTCCCCACCATCTTCAACTACGCAGCCACTGCTGGACCTTACATGGGCGCAGCACCTCACCCGCTCGTGGCAAACCCCGGCCTCTACAGCAGCGGCGGCAGTGGCAAAAAGCAGCGAGATGGCAGCGGCAGCAAACAGTAG